The nucleotide window AGAAAACACCTTACTTTTGATCAAACCTGATGCCACTGGCAGAAACGAAATTGGTCGGATCCTGGCGAAAGTAGAAGAAAACGGATTTGAAATTAATAAGCTGAAAATGTTCAAAATGGATAATGAATTGGCTAACAAATTCTACGCTGAACATGTGGGAAAACCTTTCTTCCCAGATTTGAGCGAATTCATGATGTCCGGCAAGATAATTGGGGCTATGCTGACCAGGGAAGATGCTATATTGAAATTGCGTGAACTGGTTGGAAATACAGACAGCACAAAGGCGAATCTCGGTTCAATTCGAGCAGTACATGGAACATCTAAGGGTGAGAATTCTGTACACGCTTCCGATAGTCCTGAAAGTGCGAAAAGAGAATTGGGATTGATCTTTCCTTAATTCGAGTTTTTATTAGTTCAAATAGCAAACCTTCCAGGTTTTCGAAAACCTGGATGGTTTTTCTTTTACAATAATTTCAGCAAAACCTATTTCAATTTCTTATATTCTGTTAAACCTTCCCGCAAAATCTGCATGGCTTTTTTCAGATCAGTTTCATTCAAAATGTAGGCAATTCTAAGTTCGTTTCTGCCCATGTTTGGAGTGGCATAAAAACCCTGCGCAGGAGCAAACATCACGGTTTCAGCTTGGTGATCAAATTCTTCCAGCATCCATCTGGCAAAATCTTCCGCATCTTCGATAGGCAGTTTGGCAACTATGTAAAAAGCACCCTTCGGAATCACACAAACCACATCTTCAATCTTCTGTAATTCTTCGAAAACAAGGCGGCGGCGTTTGTCATATTCACCCAGAACTTCATTAAAATAATCTTCTTGCAGATCGATTGCTGCGGTTGCAGAAAGCTGTTCCAAAGTAGGTGGACACAATCGAGCTTGCGCAAACTTCAGGGCTGAAGCAATCAGTTCTTTATTTTTGGAAATTATACAACCGATCCTGGCACCGCAAGCACTGTAGCGCTTGGAAATACTATCCACCATGATCGCTCTGTCTGCGATTTTTGGGAAAGCAAGAATACTTGTGTGAGAATATCCATCATACACGAATTCACGATAAACTTCATCGGCGATAACATAAAGGTTGTGTTTTATTGCCAGTTCAGCGATTCTTTCCAGATCTTCTTTTGTATAAACTGCTCCGGTGGGATTGCCGGGATTGCACAGCATGATCGCTCTGGTTTTAGCATTGATCAATTCTTCGAATTTTTCGCTGGCAGGAAGTTGAAATCCATCTTCAGCATAAGTTGTTATCGCTCTTATCTTGATTCCGGTCATTGTGGCAAAACCGTTATAATTGGTATAAAATGGTTCGGGAATAATTAGTTCATCACCCGGATTGCAGGTAACTAACATAGCAAAAACAATCGCTTCGGAACCGGCAGTAGTAACTAAGATATCTTCTGTTTCGAGATTGATTTTGTAGCGAGAATAATATTCGACCAGTTTTTCACGGTAACTTTCCAAACCCTGAGAAGGACCGTAAGCCAGAACTTTATCGCTGTAATTATGATAAACATCTATCATTTTGGCAGGTGTTTCAATATCGGGTTGTCCAATATTCAAATGATAAATTTTCAATCCTTTTTTCTTAGCAGCAATGGCATAAGGCATCAATTTTCTAATCGGTGATGCCTGCACATCTGTGGCACGACTTGATAATTTCATTTTTTCCTCACAATGTATTAATTTTATTTTCTTTTTCCAATTTATCCATGGCATCTTGAACTTCAGCCAATCGAGTGTCTATTTCCGATTTTTCCATAATTTGTAAAGGTTTTCCATAAGTGATGTTTACATGGCTGAATAAATGCGGTAATCTGAACTTGTCCCAGGAATTAAAAACCTTCTCTTTCTGAAGATCTAAAGCTACTGGAACTATCGGATTTCTGGTGAAATACGAAATATATAGAAGCCCGTCTTTGATCTTCTGATTTGGACCTTTAGGACCATCCGGAGTAACGGCAAGAGAAAATTTTTTACTCATTTTTATCATTTTTTTTACAGCAGAACTTCCACCTCTTCGAGATGAT belongs to Candidatus Cloacimonadota bacterium and includes:
- the ndk gene encoding nucleoside-diphosphate kinase, with amino-acid sequence MKENTLLLIKPDATGRNEIGRILAKVEENGFEINKLKMFKMDNELANKFYAEHVGKPFFPDLSEFMMSGKIIGAMLTREDAILKLRELVGNTDSTKANLGSIRAVHGTSKGENSVHASDSPESAKRELGLIFP
- a CDS encoding pyridoxal phosphate-dependent aminotransferase, with protein sequence MKLSSRATDVQASPIRKLMPYAIAAKKKGLKIYHLNIGQPDIETPAKMIDVYHNYSDKVLAYGPSQGLESYREKLVEYYSRYKINLETEDILVTTAGSEAIVFAMLVTCNPGDELIIPEPFYTNYNGFATMTGIKIRAITTYAEDGFQLPASEKFEELINAKTRAIMLCNPGNPTGAVYTKEDLERIAELAIKHNLYVIADEVYREFVYDGYSHTSILAFPKIADRAIMVDSISKRYSACGARIGCIISKNKELIASALKFAQARLCPPTLEQLSATAAIDLQEDYFNEVLGEYDKRRRLVFEELQKIEDVVCVIPKGAFYIVAKLPIEDAEDFARWMLEEFDHQAETVMFAPAQGFYATPNMGRNELRIAYILNETDLKKAMQILREGLTEYKKLK
- a CDS encoding DUF374 domain-containing protein: MSRILFFLEKYLAAWFVLILGKTLRFNLRNQPPKGNVIYAFWHRNMIPLLYLHRKQGNVILISSSKDGELIAGPAHVLGYNTARGSSRRGGSSAVKKMIKMSKKFSLAVTPDGPKGPNQKIKDGLLYISYFTRNPIVPVALDLQKEKVFNSWDKFRLPHLFSHVNITYGKPLQIMEKSEIDTRLAEVQDAMDKLEKENKINTL